The genomic stretch CCTCCAGTCCGTCACGCAGGGTGGGTCAGCAGGCGGGCGGGGTCAGAAGACCGGCCACGGCACGGCCGGCCCGTAGCCGTCCGGCGGCGGGAACATCGCGACGGCGGCCAGCGCGGCGCACCGTCCGCGGAGGGCCGACAGCTCGTCGTCGGTGAGGTGCTCGCGCAGGGTCTCGCCGAGCGGCCCGCGGAGCGCCTCGGACAGCCGCTGCAGCCCCGCCAGCTCGTCCTCGTCGAGCGGTTCGCCGATCCAGCCCCAGAGCACCGTCCGGAGCTTGTGCTCGACGTGGAAGGTCAGGCCGTGGTCGACGCCGTACCGGTGCCCGTCGGCCATCGCCAGGACGTGGCCGCCCTTGCGGTCCGCGTTGTTCGTGACGACGTCGAAGACCGCCATGCGCCGGAGGGCGACCGAGTCCTCGTGCACCAGGGTCACGGCCTGGTCGTTCTCGTCCACGGCGTCGAGCACCTCGCGCACGGTGCCCTCGGCGACCGCGATGGCGGCGTCCTCGGCGGGGACCAGGTCCACGGCGTCCTGCTCGGGGTCGATGTCCTGCCACCGCTGCACCATGCCGGGGCCGAAGGGGCCGTCGCCGATCCAGGTCTCGGGCACGACGTCCCAGCCGAGCGCCTCGGACACCAGGTAGGCGGAGACCTCACGCCCGGCGAGCGTGCCGTCCGGGAAGTCCCACAGCGGCTTCTCGCCCTCGATCGGCTTGTAGACGACGTTCTCGCCGTCGAGCCGGGCGAGGAAGGTGGCGTTCGAGGCCTCGCGGATGCGTCCGGTGATCCGGAGCTCACCCGGCGCGCTGGGGACCGCGGCGCCGGCGGCATCAGGACCGAACGTCATCCGAGCTCGGGGAAGTCGGGCGGGCTCGGTCGTCCGGCGGCGATGACCTCGCGTGTGCGCTCGACGAAGGCGCGGGCGCTGCCGACCGGGATCTTCACCTGCAGCAGTTCGCTCGGCTCTGACAGCTCGACGACCGCCTCGACCTCGTCGCCGTCGCCGGTCGGCTCGGTGAACACCTCGACGTCGTCCTCGATCGGGTACGCCTCGATGACGACCTGCGCGGTGGCGGGGTCGAAGCCCAGGCTCAGGGCACCGGCGCGGAACTCGGGCTCGACGGGCTGGTCGAGCGGCTC from Curtobacterium sp. MCLR17_032 encodes the following:
- a CDS encoding SCO1664 family protein, with protein sequence MTFGPDAAGAAVPSAPGELRITGRIREASNATFLARLDGENVVYKPIEGEKPLWDFPDGTLAGREVSAYLVSEALGWDVVPETWIGDGPFGPGMVQRWQDIDPEQDAVDLVPAEDAAIAVAEGTVREVLDAVDENDQAVTLVHEDSVALRRMAVFDVVTNNADRKGGHVLAMADGHRYGVDHGLTFHVEHKLRTVLWGWIGEPLDEDELAGLQRLSEALRGPLGETLREHLTDDELSALRGRCAALAAVAMFPPPDGYGPAVPWPVF
- a CDS encoding DUF3090 domain-containing protein, with amino-acid sequence MPPIVHGFDWPDRLVVGTIGRPGERSFYIQARDGRRVVSVAIEKEQSAVLADKIDELLDEVATVEDNRFSVPDAAPTELRDGEPLDQPVEPEFRAGALSLGFDPATAQVVIEAYPIEDDVEVFTEPTGDGDEVEAVVELSEPSELLQVKIPVGSARAFVERTREVIAAGRPSPPDFPELG